The window ATGTGTCTGTGGCTAGAAACAGGCCTGCCACAGGACGGTCTCAACAACTCACATCCATAACTCCTATGTTGGTGACCCAAATTCAAAAACGGCAGATTGTTGCCAAAATAAATTGGGGAACATTTTTTATTAGATGCCTAAAAAGTTGAGAAAGATCAATGATATTTTAGGTTTTGAATTGATCTGAAGCTTGGggttgtaacagcagtttacttTCCCTCCCAGCTCGTGAACCTTACGTGGGGGCAGAGATGAAGGATGGGTACTGGCTGGGGAAAGATCACCCTGGGGTTTACCTGGGCGAGAGACAGGCACTCAATGAGGACTACACCCACTCTGGCTTCGACCGCGGCCATCTCAACCCCAATGGACACCATGCAGGTAGTCTCCTCCACAATACCGGCTCTGCTTTGAACAGATTTCATGCAACAACATTTCAATACCAATGTTGTTAGGTTTCTTAGAATTGTTTCTTAGTTCAGTGTGGACTACTGTGATGGTCGACTATTGAGCTGAAAGTTAAGTACAAGGTAAACCCAAGTTTTTATACACAACCCAGCAAACACACAACGTTGCCTCAAAGTTGACTCCAAGTGGGCCTCAACATGCCATTGCTAATCTGTAACACGAATTAATCTCATGACAAATGATTAAACCGACAGTATTTCCCTCCTCTTTCTCGCTCCTTCTTAATCTCACACGGTCAccccccttcctttcctccccAAGTCCCCAGTCGTAACGCCACCTTCACCCTGACCAACGTGGTGCCCCAGAACCCCAAGCTCAACCAGAACGCCTGGGTCCGCCACGAGTCCCAGCTCACCGACCTGTTCAAGGCCCAGTGCGCCCAGGCCTACGTGCTGGTGGGCGCCATCCCCTCCACAGACAACTGGATTGTCAAGGACAACGTCCGACGCGTCAACATCCCCGAGTACATCTGGAACGCCTACTGCTGTGTGGACAACAACGGTGAGCCTGTCCGTAGCGGTGGCGCCACCGCCCTCAACACCGAGCAGAACCGAGTGGACCAGCGCTCGCTGCTGGAGCTGAACGGTTTCCTGCAGCAGTACTCCAACGCGCCAGTAGGGGAGTTGTTTCACAACAACTGCCAGGCAGTGCCCGAGGAGTAGTTTCTCCCACTCATGGGTTTCTAATCCTTATTTGACAGTGGCAATGTGAGCTAAAACTTCAGTTCACGCATAAGTTTCAGTCTTTCAGCCAAGTCAAGTGCTTCCTACTGTGAAAATGACATCATGAACTACAGTGGATAAATAAAGAACTATGTTTGGAGAGATACATCTTTTATTATTCTTTATCTGTGCTTTCTTGGAATAAGCAAGaataatataatgtatataaaAAGAGGTAGATTTCTTTAGCTTTGTATACAGTATCAAAAACACATGAGACTTCAGAATAAGCCCTTTGTGACGAGCAACTATGATTCTTACAGTAGCATTTCTACACCAGGCCAGCAAACTCATAGTCACCACTCCTTTACCTTAACCCATCACCAAACGGTACCTACCCTTCACCAGCAATCCCTGACCTGTGACCCCCAATATAAGGGGGTGACCTCCTCTATTGTTCAGTCATACTGGGCCATAGGGTGGTCGCTCCACACTGGCATGTTAGAGAGCTTTTCCTCTGTAGCGGGCTCAATGGGCCAGCCCCAGGCCTTGAAGAAGGGAGCCAGGTTCCTATTGACCGCCAGGGAGAAGGTCTCAGCATACAGGTTCATCTTTCCCTGGTTGTCATTGGGCACGTTCTGCATGGTGTGGTAGGCAGCAAACACCTTCTTGAAGGCGTCCCAGCCAAACTGGTCCTGGAGCTGGTGGGAAGGAGGACGACAAAGAGAAACTGCTTACACAAACTCAACCCGAGATAAAGTAACTTTTTTTAAGCATCTATATTTTCCTATCGGTCGTTCACAAGCACTAACTGTAGGATTTGTACACAACATACTCTGCAGCAGGGCGTACTACACAGTACACATCACTAGAATCTCCTGTCACCTGCATGTAGGTCTCCAGTGCCACCCACATGTCCCAGCTGGCCAGATTCCTGCCCCCTTTAGCGTACCCCTCGGCACGGCTCTGTCGGTTGGCCAGCGCCATGTTGGGGTGGGCCTGATCCCTTTTCACCCCCAACACCTCCTCGTGCACGTACACGGACCACAGGTTACACGTGCACTCAGTGGTGTGTGAGGGGAACTCCCAGACTCCTCTCTGTTGGTTGTGGCCCAGCTCGTGGATTGCCCCCCCACAGGCCCGAGCTGCGGGCTGCCACAGGGTTCATCAGGTCTGGGGCGGAGGAGGATTGTATCATGATAGGGTAGCCTGCATGCATGAAGCCTgtgggtgagggggggggggggggggggggaagagggtcGGCTCAATGTCTGGATACTTTCAGGGCAGAGGTTGTGCAGTCCACTCCAATACACTCTTTAAAAAattgttccaaaagggttctacggCTGTACCGATAGGTAGAACCCTTTAGGGTTCTATATTGAAgcaaaaatggttctacctggaaccaaaagggttctcctatgaagacagccgaagaaccctttttggttctagatagaAGCTCTTTTTCTAAGAATGTAGGTCACTCTTGCTCCCTAGAAACTGTAAAGGGTCTGTCCTATCTGACTCATAATACATTTTTGAAATATTTGGGTCAACGTCTTTTCAGATAATCTCTCTTTTTCCTGTTCATATCCAGCAATTACACAATCACTGGTCCCCTACCATAGTCAATTCCAGTCAAGACAGTTTGTCCACGCTATGAAATAAAAGGGACAGACGCTGACCATGGGAGATCTGGACGTCGGCCACGAAGCGCTCCTTGCGTGGGAACTTGGCGGGGATGGAGGCCAGGTCAGCTACCCCCCTCATGATGTCATCCCAGAGAGCTGCCACCAGGTCAGGCCGATCCAGACCTCGGACTACGTCAGAGTGGACGGTTAGGATGATGTTCTCAAActccatctctgcccagggggaAGGGGCGGTCCGCAGAACGGCCCAGTCTGCAGGCGTGGTCACCcctagagacaggagagaggcaaGGGTTGGAGGAAAATCCTGGATCATTTCACTGAATTTATTACTTTCACGAGGTGTTGTAACTAGGCTGTGTACCTCTTCATAATCAATCATGAAATTCATTGGCCTAGCATAGGTGAGCAACATACATTAAATGGCCTTCAAGATGACTATTACCAGACAAACATTTGGTACAGTGTGATTTCCTACCACAATGATGAGTAGCACATTGAAAATCAATTCTCATAACAGCGGGGAGTTCAGTTTTAGTAACACAGCTGCAATTACACAGTATGTGAGAGCATCGCTGTTCTAAGCATAGTGTATCTCTGTATTCTACAGGTGTTTCACACAGAACAACGGCTCTGTCATTTCCTCTTTAATCTGTGGCAGCCGTCATCAACGTACATTCAAAATGGCAACAGAGAGCAGGAAGCAACTCAATTATGAATTAGGAATACATGAATAGCAGATCAGAATACATGAATACAACTCTgggattgttttttttaaagaggtgaaaatatatattttgcctgGATGAAGTCAAAGGGGGCCCAGACAGACAttgtatgtcatgtttgtcatttattatcatgtcttgtccctgtgctccccattctattcgtttccctctgctggtcttatttggttctttccctctttctatccctctctctccccctccctctctcactctctcgctctctcttctctctatcgttccgttcctgctcccagctgttcctattcccctaatcatcatttagtcttcccacacctgttcccgatcctttcccctgattagagtccctatttattcctttgtgttccgttcctgtcccgtcggttccttgtttagtattcaccatgctgtgattgcgtatcgccctgtcctgtcgtgtttttgctgtgattgtgtatcgccctgtcctgtcgtgtttttgccttcatcagatgctgcgtgtgagcaggtgtctctgtcaactacggcctgcgcgcctacccgaagcgacctgcagtctgtggccgcttctcctgttattccctctacagactagaggatttctgttattccctgtttggacttgaataaactctgtttctgttaagtcgcttttgggtcctctttcacctgcatgacagaaggaaccgaccaaggaatggacccagcgacttcagacgctcgttacactgccgtcgagatccaaggagccatgctcggcagacacgagcaggaattgtctgctgctcgccatgccgtggagaacctggccgctcaggtttccgacctctctggacagttccagagtctacgtctcgtgccacctgttacttcctggcctgccgagcctccagaacctagggttaataacccaccttgctactccgggcagcccactgagtgccgctcctttctcacgcagtgtgagattgtgttctctctccaacccaacacatactctagagagagagctcgggttgcttacgtcatttcactccttactggccgggctcgagaatggggcacagctatctgggaggcaagggctgattgctctaacaagttccagaactttaaagaggagatgattcgggtttttgaccgttcagtttttggtggggaggcttctagggccctggcttccttatgccaaggtgaacggtccataacggattattctattgagtttcgcactcttgctgcctctagtgagtggaacgagccggcgctgctcgctcgttttctggagggactccacgcagtggttaaggatgagattctctcccgggaggttccttcagatgtggactctttgattgctctcgccatccgcatagaacgacgggtagatcttcgtcaccgggctcgtggaagagagctcgcatcaacggtgtttccctgctccgcatcgcaaccatctccctcctctggctttgagactgagcccatgcagctgggagggattcgcatctcgactaaggagagggaacggaggatcaccaaccgcctgtgcctctattgcggagttgctggacattttgttaattcatgtccagtaaaagccagagctcatctgtaagcggagggctacaggtgagcgcaactactcaagtctctccatcaaaatcctgtactactttgtcggtccatctacgctggaccggttcggtgctacatgtagtgccttgatagactctggggctgagggttgtttcatggacgaagcatgggttcggaaacatgacattcctttcagagagttagagaagcctacgcccatgttcgccttagatggtagtcatcttcccagtatcagatttgagacactacctttaaccctcacagtatctggtaaccacagtgagactatttcttttttgattttccgttcaccgtttacacctgttgttttgggtcatccctggctagtatgtcataatccttctattaattggtctagtaattctatcctatcctggaacgtttcttgtcatgtgaagtgtttaatgtctgccatccctcccgtttcttctgtccctacttctcaggaggaacctggcgatttgacaggagtgccggaggaatatcatgatctgcgcacggtcttcagtcggtcccgagccaactcccttcctcctcaccggtcgtatgattgtagtattgatctccttccggggaccactcctcctcgaggtagactatactctctgtcggctcccgaacgtaaggctctcgaggattatttgtctgtgtctcttgacgccggtaccatagtgccttcttcttctccggccggggcggggttctttttgttaagaagaaggacggtactctgcgcccctgcgtggattatcgagggctgaatgacataacggttaagaatcgttatccgcttccccttatgtcatcagccttcgagattctgcagggagccaggtgctttactaagttggaccttcgtaacgcttaccatctcgtgcgcatcagagagggggacgagtggaaaacggcgtttaacactccgttagggcattttgagtaccgggttctgccgttcggtctcgccaatgcgccagctgtttttcaggcattagttaatgatgttctgagagacatgctgaacatttttgtttttgtctatcttgacgatatcctgattttttctccgtcactcgagattcatgttcagcacgttcgacgtgttctacagcgccttttagagaattgtctctacgtaaaggctgagaagtgctcttttcatgtctcctccgttacttttctcggttccgttatttccgctgaaggcattcagatggattccgctaaggtccaagctgtcagtgattggcccgttccaaggtcacgtgtcgagttgcagcgctttttaggtttcgctaatttctatcggcgtttcattcgtaatttcggtcaagttgctgcccctctcacagctcttacttctgtcaagacgtgttttaagtggtccggttccgcccagggagcttttgatcttctaaaagaacgttttacgtccgctcctatcctcgttactcctgacgtcactagacaattcattgtcgaggttgacgcttcagaggtaggcgtgggagccattctatcccagcgcttccagtctgacgataaggttcatccttgcgcttatttttctcatcgcctgtcgccatctgagcgcaactatgatgtgggtaaccgtgaactgctcgccatccacttagccctaggcgaatggcgacagtggttggagggggcgaccgttcctttgtcgtttggacagaccataagaaccttgagtacatccgttctgccaaacgacttaatgcccgtcaagctcgttgggcgttgtttttcgctcgtttcgagtttgtgatttcttaccgtccgggtagcaagaacaccaagcctgatgccttatcccgtctgtttagttcttctgtggcttctactgatcccgaggggattcttccttatgggcgtgttgtcgggttaacagtctggggaattgaaagacaggttaagcaagcactcacgcacactgcgtcgccgcgcgcttgtcctagtaacctcctttttcgttcctgtttccactcgtctggctgttcttcagtgggctcactctgccaagttagctggtcatcccggtgttcgaggcactcttgcgtctattcgccagcgcttttggtggccgactcaggagcgtgacacgcgccgtttcgtggctgcttgttcggactgcgcgcagactaagtcgggtaactctcctcctgccggtcgtctcagaccgctccccattccttctcgaccatggtctcacattgccttagacttcattaccggtctgcctttgtctgcggggaagactgtgattctgacggttgtcgataggttctctaaggcggcacatttcattcccctcgctaaacttccttccgctaaggagacggcacaaatcattattgagaatgtattcagaattcatggcctcccgttagacgccgtttcagacagaggcccgcaattcacgtcacagttttggagggagttctgtcgtttgattggtgcgtccgtcagtctctcttccgggtttcatccccagtctaacggtcaagcagagagggccaatcagacgattggtcgcatactacgcagcctttctttcagaaaccctgcgtcttgggcagaacagctcccctgggcagaatacgctcacaattcgcttccttcgtctgctaccgggttatctccgtttcagagtagtctgggttaccagcctcctctgttctcatcccagcttgccgagtccagcgttccctccgctcaagcgtttgtccaacgttgtgagcgcacctggaggagggtgaggtctgcactttgccgttacagggcacagacggtgagagccgccaataaacgcaggattaagagtccaaggtattgttgcggccagagagtgtggctttccactcgcaaccttcctcttacgacagcttctcgtaagttgactccgcggttcattggtccgttccgtgtctcccaggtcgtcaatcctgtcgctgtgcgactgcttcttccgcgacatcttcgtcgcgtccatcctgtcttccatgtctcctgtgttaagccctttcttcgcacccccgttcgtcttccctccccctcccgtccttgtcgagagcgcacctatttacaaggtacataagatcatggacatgcgttctcggggacggggtcaccaatacttagtggattgggagggttacggtcctgaggagaggagttgggttccgtctcgggacgtgctggaccgttcactcatcgatgatttcctccgttgccgccaggattcctcctcgagtgcgccaggaggcgctcggtgagtggggggtactgtcatgtttgtcatttattatcatgtcttgtccctgtgctccccattctattcgtttccctctgctggtcttatttggttctttccctgtcatgtttgtcatttattgtcatgtcttgtccctgtgctccccatgctattcgtttccctctgctggtcttgtttggttctatccctctctctcccctcccctttcactctctcgctctctcttctctctgtcgttccgttcctgctcccagctgttcctattcccctaatcatcatttagccttcccacacctgttcccgatcctttcccctgattagactccctatttattcctttgtgttccgttcctgtgccgtcggttccttgttttgtattccatgctgttattgcgtttcgccctgtcctgtcgtgttttttgccgtgattgtgtatcaccctgtcctgtcgtgttttgtgccttcttcagacgctgcgtgtgagcaggtgtctcagtggactacggcctgcgcctacccgaagcgacctgcagtctgtggccgcttctccagttgttttcccctctactatctagaggatttcagttatttggttttgagcattaataaactctgtttctgttaagtcgcgtttgggtcctccttcacctgcatgacagaaggaaccgaccaaagaatggacccagcgacttcagacgctcgttacactgccgtcgagatccaaggagccatgctcggcagacacgagcaggaattgtctgctgctcgtcatgccgtggagaacctggccgctcaggtttccgacctctctggacagttccagagtctacgtctcgtgccacctgtttctccctggcctgccgagcctcctgaacccagggttaataacccaccttgctactccgggcagcccactgagtgccgctcctttctcacgcagtgtgagattgtgttctctctccaaccccacacatactctagagagagagctcgggttgctttcgtcatttcactccttactggccgggctcgagaatggggcacagctatctgggaggcaagggctgattgctctaacagattccagaactttaaggaggagatgattcgggtttttgaccgttcagtttttggtgaggaggcttctagggccctggcttccttatgccaaggtgaacggtccataacggattattccattgagtttcgcactcttgctgcctctagtgagtggaacgagccggcgctgctcgctcgttttctggagggactccacgcagtggttaaggatgagattctctcccgggaggttccttcagatgtggactccttgattgctctcgccatccgcatagaacgacgggtagatcttcgtcaccgggctcgtggaagagagctcgcatcaacggtgtttccctgctccgcatcgcaaccatctccctctggctttgagactgagcccatgcagctgggagggattcgcatctcgaataaggagagggaacagaggatcaccaaccgcctgtgcctctattgcggagttgctggacattttgttatttcatgtccagtaagaggccagagcccatcagtaagcggagggctactggtgagcgctactactcaggtcccttcatctagatcttgtactactatgtcggtccatctacgctggaccggttcggtgctacatgcagtgctttgattgactctggggctgagggtagtttcatggacgaagcatgggctcggaaacataacattcctttcagaccgttagacaggcctacgcccatgtttgccttagatggtagtcatcttcccagtatcaaatttgagacactacctttaactctcacagtatctggtaaccacagtgagactatgtctttttgattttccgttcaccgtttacacctgttgttttgggtcacccctggcttgtatgtcataatccttctattaattggtctagtaattctatcctatcctggaacgtttcttgtcatgtgaagtgtttaatgtctgccatccctcccatttcttctgtccctacttctcaggaggaacctggcgatttgacaggagtgccggaggaatatcatgatctgcgcacggtcttcagtcggtcccgagccaactcccttcctcctcaccggtcgtatgattgtagtattgatctccttccggggaccactcctcctcgaggtagactatactctctgtcggctcccgaacgtaaggctctcgaggattatttgtctgtgtctcttgacgccggtaccatagtgccttcttcctctccggccggggcggggttctttttgttaagaagaaggacggtactctgcgcccctgcgtggattatcgagggctgaatgacataacggttaagaatcgttatccgcttccccttatgtcatcagccttcgagattctgcagggagccaggtgctttactaagttggaccttcgtaacgcttaccatctcgtgcgcatcagagagggggacgagtggaaaacggcgtttaatactccgttagggcattttgagtaccgggttctgccgttcggtctcgccaatgcgccagctgtttttcaggcattagttaatgatgttctgagagacatgctaaacatttttgtttttgtctatcttgacgatatcctgattttttctccgtcactcgagattcatgttcagcacgttcgacgtgttctacagcgccttttagagaattgtctctacgtaaaggctgagaagtgctcttttcatgtctcctccgttacttttctcggttccgttatttccgctgaaggcattcagatggattccgctaaggtccaagctgtcagtgattggcccgttccaaggtcacgtgtcgagttgcagcgcttcttaggtttcgctaatttctatcggcgtttcattcgtaatttcggtcaagttgctgcccctctcacagctcttacttctgtcaagacgtgttttaagtggtccggttccgcccagggagcttttgatcttctaaaagaacgttttacgtccgctcctatcctcgttactcctgacgtcactagacaattcattg of the Oncorhynchus gorbuscha isolate QuinsamMale2020 ecotype Even-year unplaced genomic scaffold, OgorEven_v1.0 Un_scaffold_5516, whole genome shotgun sequence genome contains:
- the LOC124018617 gene encoding LOW QUALITY PROTEIN: endonuclease domain-containing 1 protein-like (The sequence of the model RefSeq protein was modified relative to this genomic sequence to represent the inferred CDS: inserted 2 bases in 2 codons), which produces MSVPVALCVLLAGTLSLVEGDVLANFEDIPECVEYFYQGKVPGWGAAXPGAARLCQRFYNRYHFATLYDTNHRIAVYSAYRFQPSNGGGREKRWFVEPQLVNLTWXAEMKDGYWLGKDHPGVYLGERQALNEDYTHSGFDRGHLNPNGHHAVPSRNATFTLTNVVPQNPKLNQNAWVRHESQLTDLFKAQCAQAYVLVGAIPSTDNWIVKDNVRRVNIPEYIWNAYCCVDNNGEPVRSGGATALNTEQNRVDQRSLLELNGFLQQYSNAPVGELFHNNCQAVPEE